In the Acidovorax sp. A79 genome, one interval contains:
- a CDS encoding ABC transporter substrate-binding protein, whose amino-acid sequence MKQMALGRRQFSIGLGAAALGGFQRAGAQGEGRIVLGQSAAFTGPAAQLGVQFNLGAKLFFDQLNAQGGVGRRMVEIRTMDDGYEPDRCAENTRKLIADEVFALFGYIGTPTSLAALPLFTREKVPFFGPFTGAEALRQPFNRLIFHVRASYYDETALIVRQLTNLGLKKIAVFYQNDAYGKAGLDGVNRALAELKLAAVATATVERNSTDVKAAVDKLVSAQPDAVVQIAAYAGSAAFVRAARKAGYGGTFYNVSFVGTQALADELGKNGAGVVVSQVVPSPYQPSRQITREFLEAIKKGGDKVQPNYSSMEGYLAARIFTEGLRQAQGGGKLTRESFIAGTEAIGNQVISGFPVSFSATSHAASKFVEMSMLTGDGRVRT is encoded by the coding sequence ATGAAGCAAATGGCATTGGGGCGCAGACAGTTTTCCATCGGCCTGGGTGCGGCCGCGCTGGGGGGCTTCCAGAGGGCGGGTGCCCAGGGCGAAGGCCGCATCGTGCTGGGCCAGTCGGCTGCCTTCACCGGCCCGGCGGCGCAGCTGGGCGTGCAGTTCAACCTGGGGGCCAAGCTCTTTTTCGACCAGCTCAATGCCCAGGGCGGCGTGGGCCGGCGCATGGTGGAGATCCGCACCATGGACGATGGCTACGAGCCCGACCGCTGCGCCGAAAACACCAGGAAACTCATCGCCGACGAGGTGTTCGCCCTGTTCGGCTACATCGGCACCCCCACCAGCCTGGCCGCGCTGCCCCTGTTCACCCGGGAGAAGGTGCCGTTCTTCGGCCCCTTCACCGGGGCCGAGGCGCTGCGCCAGCCATTCAACCGGCTCATCTTCCATGTGCGCGCGTCCTACTACGACGAAACCGCGCTCATCGTGCGCCAGCTCACCAACCTCGGGCTCAAGAAGATCGCCGTGTTCTACCAGAACGACGCCTACGGCAAGGCCGGGCTCGACGGCGTGAACCGGGCACTGGCCGAGCTCAAGCTCGCGGCGGTGGCCACGGCCACGGTGGAGCGCAATTCCACCGATGTGAAGGCCGCCGTGGACAAGCTGGTGTCCGCCCAGCCCGACGCCGTGGTGCAGATCGCCGCCTATGCGGGCAGCGCGGCCTTCGTGCGCGCGGCGCGCAAGGCGGGGTACGGCGGCACGTTCTACAACGTGTCTTTCGTGGGCACGCAGGCCCTGGCCGATGAGCTGGGCAAGAACGGCGCGGGCGTGGTGGTCTCGCAGGTCGTGCCCTCGCCCTACCAGCCCTCGCGCCAGATCACGCGCGAGTTCCTGGAGGCCATCAAGAAGGGGGGCGACAAGGTGCAGCCCAACTATTCCAGCATGGAAGGCTACCTGGCCGCCCGCATCTTCACCGAGGGCCTGCGGCAGGCGCAAGGCGGCGGCAAGCTCACGCGCGAGAGCTTCATCGCCGGCACCGAGGCGATCGGCAACCAGGTGATCTCGGGGTTTCCGGTGTCGTTCAGCGCCACCAGCCACGCGGCGTCGAAGTTTGTCGAGATGTCGATGCTGACGGGGGACGGACGCGTGAGGACTTGA
- a CDS encoding DoxX family protein: MLHALQTAASAPWVQTLALLCLCAAYLQGGIGKARDFAGAVAEVRSLGLAPAAPIAAATLVLQLSASALILSGWYRWLGALALAGFTVLAALLADRFWVAPPADRQRSANAFFEHWGLVGGMLLVASHDLGGRHAG, from the coding sequence GTGTTGCACGCATTGCAAACCGCCGCCTCCGCGCCCTGGGTGCAGACGCTGGCGCTGCTGTGCCTGTGCGCCGCGTACCTGCAGGGCGGCATCGGCAAGGCCCGCGACTTTGCCGGCGCCGTGGCCGAAGTGCGCTCGCTCGGCCTCGCGCCCGCCGCGCCCATCGCTGCTGCCACGCTGGTGCTGCAGCTTTCGGCCTCGGCGCTCATCCTGTCGGGCTGGTACCGCTGGCTGGGGGCATTGGCCCTGGCGGGCTTCACCGTGCTGGCCGCCTTGCTGGCAGACCGCTTTTGGGTCGCGCCGCCCGCCGATCGGCAGCGCAGCGCCAACGCATTCTTTGAACACTGGGGCCTGGTGGGCGGCATGCTGCTCGTCGCCTCGCACGACCTCGGAGGCCGCCATGCCGGATAA
- a CDS encoding MFS transporter, producing MPDNQHDHHHHHTPTAAAPKGSTAPAASGSFAPLAIPVFAVLWAATVLGNIGSFMRDVASAWMVTELSSSPTAVALIQTAATLPVFLLAIPAGVLSDILDRRRFLIGVQVLLAAVSGTLLILANTHTLTVEWLVALTFVGGIGAALMGPTWQSIVPELVPRSELKSAVALNSLGINIARAIGPAAGGLLLASFGAAMAYGLDVLSYVFVIAALLWWKRPKAEASGLNEQFFGAFRAGVRYARASRDLHVVLLRAAVFFLFASSVWALLPLVARRMLGGSAGFYGVMLGAVGAGAILGAVLLPRLRKWLDTDGLVLLASLLTAAVMGVLTVAPPQWAAVALMLVLGLGWIIALTTLNGVAQAVLPNWVRGRGLAIYLMVFNGAMAAGSLGWGLIAGQAGLPVTLLLGAAGLVVASLIFHRVKLPTGEADLQPSNHWPEPLLAEPVAHDRGPVMVQIEYRIAKPDLPAFLQAMHRLSAERRRDGAYAWGVAEHTGEPGRVIEWFLVESWAEHLRQHHRVSKADADLQAEALRFHQGAERPVVHHFLALTAGDAGRTHAMQAQ from the coding sequence ATGCCGGATAACCAACACGATCATCACCACCACCATACCCCCACTGCTGCAGCGCCCAAGGGCTCCACAGCGCCCGCGGCATCCGGCAGCTTCGCTCCCCTGGCCATCCCCGTCTTCGCGGTGCTCTGGGCCGCCACCGTACTGGGCAACATCGGCAGCTTCATGCGCGACGTCGCCAGCGCCTGGATGGTGACCGAGCTCTCGTCCAGCCCCACCGCGGTCGCGCTGATCCAGACGGCCGCCACGCTGCCCGTCTTTCTGCTTGCCATCCCTGCGGGCGTGCTGTCGGACATCCTGGACCGCCGCCGCTTCCTCATCGGCGTGCAGGTGCTGCTGGCGGCCGTCAGCGGCACGCTGCTCATCCTGGCCAACACCCACACGCTGACGGTGGAGTGGCTGGTGGCGCTGACCTTCGTGGGCGGCATCGGCGCTGCGCTCATGGGCCCCACCTGGCAGTCCATCGTGCCCGAGCTGGTGCCGCGCAGCGAGCTCAAGAGCGCCGTGGCGCTCAACTCGCTGGGCATCAACATCGCACGCGCCATCGGCCCGGCGGCGGGCGGCCTGCTGCTGGCCAGCTTCGGCGCGGCCATGGCCTACGGCCTGGACGTGCTGAGCTATGTGTTCGTGATCGCCGCGCTGCTGTGGTGGAAGCGCCCGAAGGCCGAGGCGTCAGGCCTGAACGAGCAGTTCTTCGGCGCCTTCCGCGCCGGCGTGCGCTACGCCCGCGCCAGCCGCGATCTGCACGTGGTGCTGCTGCGCGCGGCCGTGTTCTTCCTGTTCGCCAGCTCCGTCTGGGCGCTGCTTCCGCTGGTGGCGCGCCGCATGCTGGGCGGCTCGGCAGGCTTTTACGGCGTGATGCTCGGCGCCGTGGGCGCGGGCGCCATCCTGGGCGCCGTGCTGCTGCCCCGTTTGCGCAAATGGCTCGACACCGATGGCCTGGTGCTGCTGGCCTCGCTGCTCACCGCCGCCGTCATGGGCGTGCTGACCGTGGCTCCGCCCCAGTGGGCCGCCGTGGCGCTGATGCTGGTGCTGGGCCTGGGCTGGATCATCGCGCTGACCACGCTCAACGGCGTGGCCCAGGCCGTGCTGCCCAACTGGGTGCGCGGCCGCGGCCTGGCCATCTACCTCATGGTCTTCAACGGCGCGATGGCCGCCGGCAGCCTGGGCTGGGGCCTCATCGCGGGGCAGGCCGGCTTGCCGGTCACGCTGCTGCTGGGCGCGGCCGGGCTGGTGGTGGCGTCGCTCATCTTTCACCGCGTGAAGCTGCCCACCGGCGAGGCCGACCTGCAGCCCTCCAACCACTGGCCCGAGCCCCTGCTGGCCGAACCCGTGGCGCACGACCGGGGCCCGGTGATGGTGCAGATCGAATACCGCATCGCCAAGCCCGACCTGCCCGCCTTCCTGCAGGCCATGCACCGCCTGTCGGCCGAGCGCCGCCGCGACGGTGCCTATGCCTGGGGCGTGGCCGAACACACCGGCGAGCCGGGCCGCGTGATCGAGTGGTTCCTGGTCGAATCCTGGGCCGAGCACCTGCGCCAGCACCACCGCGTGTCCAAGGCGGACGCGGACCTGCAGGCGGAGGCGCTGCGATTTCACCAGGGAGCGGAGCGGCCCGTGGTGCATCACTTTCTGGCGTTGACTGCGGGGGACGCAGGCCGCACCCATGCCATGCAGGCACAGTGA
- a CDS encoding molybdopterin-dependent oxidoreductase, translating into MSTPSATISPPAVPVQVRGACPHDCPDTCALITTVDDNGVATRVQGNPDHRHTDGALCAKVSKYTERSYHPERVLTPLKRTGPKGSGQFAPVSWDEALDDIAHRLQSIAARDPEAVLPYSYAGTMGMVQGESMDRRFFHKLGASLLDRTICASAGAEALTQTLGGKVGMKVEFFAESQLILIWGSNSIGSNLHFWRYAQQAKRNGARLVCIDPRKSETADKCHEHIALRPGTDAALALALMHELIAHDWLDHDYIARHTLGWDPLRERALQWPPERAAEICGIPVEQIRQLARDYGTTKPAAIRLNYGMQRVRGGGNAVRAVACLPALTGAWRHRAGGMLLSSSGQFPAQRAVLQRPDLMPQAASGRVPRTINMTTIGDDLLREASPAFGPKVEAVVVYNSNPVAVAPDSGKVVRGFAREDLFTVVLEHFKTDTADYADYILPATTQLEHWDVHLSYGHTDVVLNRPAIKPLGEARSNAQIFRDLAARMGFAEPCFADTDEALCRQAFGDAVDYALLESQGFATVAIPDALFAEGNFPSPSGKCEFYSARLAAQGLDGLPDHLPNYELQGTDARYPLAMISPPARNFLNSTFVNVTSLRNIEGRPILEIHPDDAEARGIANDAVVRVFNDRGSYQCHATVSRRARPGVVNGLGIWWRKLGLDGTNVNEVTSQALTDLGRAPTFYDCLVEVEAVEAAAIAG; encoded by the coding sequence ATGTCCACGCCTTCCGCCACCATTTCTCCGCCAGCTGTCCCCGTCCAGGTGCGTGGCGCCTGCCCGCACGATTGCCCCGACACCTGCGCCCTGATCACCACCGTGGACGACAACGGCGTGGCCACCCGCGTGCAGGGCAATCCCGACCACCGCCACACCGACGGCGCGCTGTGCGCCAAGGTGAGCAAGTACACCGAGCGCAGCTACCACCCCGAGCGCGTGCTCACTCCGCTCAAGCGCACGGGCCCCAAGGGCAGCGGCCAGTTCGCGCCTGTCAGCTGGGACGAGGCCCTGGACGACATCGCCCATCGCCTGCAGTCCATCGCCGCGCGCGACCCCGAGGCCGTGCTGCCCTACAGCTACGCCGGCACCATGGGCATGGTGCAGGGCGAGAGCATGGACCGCCGCTTCTTCCACAAGCTCGGTGCATCGCTGCTCGACCGCACCATCTGCGCATCCGCCGGGGCCGAAGCGCTGACGCAGACCCTGGGCGGCAAGGTGGGCATGAAAGTGGAGTTCTTCGCCGAATCGCAGCTCATCCTGATCTGGGGCAGCAACTCCATCGGCAGCAACCTGCATTTCTGGCGCTACGCGCAGCAGGCCAAGAGGAATGGCGCCCGGCTGGTGTGCATCGACCCGCGCAAGAGCGAGACAGCCGACAAATGCCACGAGCACATCGCCCTGCGCCCGGGCACCGATGCCGCGCTGGCCCTGGCGCTGATGCACGAGCTGATCGCCCACGACTGGCTGGACCACGACTACATCGCGCGCCACACGCTGGGCTGGGACCCGCTGCGCGAGCGCGCCCTGCAGTGGCCGCCCGAGCGCGCCGCCGAGATCTGCGGCATTCCGGTCGAGCAGATCCGCCAGCTGGCCCGGGACTACGGCACCACCAAGCCCGCCGCCATCCGCCTGAACTACGGCATGCAGCGCGTGCGCGGCGGCGGCAATGCCGTGCGCGCCGTGGCCTGCCTGCCCGCCCTCACCGGCGCCTGGCGCCACCGCGCGGGCGGCATGCTGCTGTCCAGCTCCGGCCAGTTCCCGGCGCAGCGCGCGGTGCTGCAGCGGCCCGACCTGATGCCCCAGGCGGCCTCAGGGCGCGTGCCCCGCACCATCAACATGACGACCATCGGCGACGACCTGCTGCGCGAGGCATCGCCCGCCTTCGGCCCGAAGGTCGAGGCCGTGGTGGTCTACAACAGCAACCCCGTGGCGGTGGCCCCGGACTCGGGCAAGGTGGTGCGCGGCTTTGCGCGCGAAGACCTGTTCACCGTGGTGCTGGAGCACTTCAAGACCGACACCGCCGACTACGCGGACTACATCCTGCCCGCCACCACGCAGCTCGAACACTGGGACGTGCACCTGTCCTACGGCCACACCGACGTGGTGCTCAACCGCCCCGCCATTAAGCCCTTGGGCGAGGCCCGCAGCAACGCGCAGATCTTCCGCGACCTGGCCGCGCGCATGGGCTTTGCCGAGCCCTGCTTTGCCGACACCGACGAGGCGCTGTGCCGCCAGGCGTTTGGGGATGCCGTGGACTACGCGCTGCTCGAATCCCAGGGCTTTGCCACCGTGGCCATCCCGGATGCACTGTTCGCCGAAGGCAACTTTCCGTCACCGTCGGGCAAGTGCGAGTTCTACAGCGCCCGCCTGGCCGCCCAGGGCCTGGACGGCCTGCCCGACCACCTGCCCAATTACGAGCTGCAGGGCACGGATGCCCGCTACCCGCTGGCGATGATCTCGCCGCCCGCGCGCAACTTTTTGAACTCCACCTTCGTGAACGTGACGAGCCTGCGCAACATCGAAGGCCGCCCGATCCTGGAGATCCACCCCGACGACGCCGAAGCCCGCGGCATAGCCAACGACGCCGTGGTGCGCGTGTTCAACGACCGTGGCAGCTACCAGTGCCACGCCACCGTCTCCCGCCGCGCACGGCCCGGCGTGGTCAACGGCCTGGGCATCTGGTGGCGCAAGCTGGGGCTTGACGGCACCAACGTGAACGAGGTCACCAGCCAGGCCCTCACGGACCTGGGCCGCGCGCCGACGTTTTATGACTGCTTGGTGGAGGTGGAGGCTGTGGAGGCAGCGGCAATAGCAGGCTGA
- the argE gene encoding acetylornithine deacetylase translates to MKLSPHALELAQTLVRMNTVSHNSNLELIHFIRDHLARLGVKSRLTFNEDKTKANLFATLGEGKPAGVILSGHTDTVPWDGQEWTMDPLSARVLDGPEGPSLYGRGSADMKAFIGIAVSQAEQFLHSNAPFAVHLAFSYEEEIGCFGVKELIADLREANIKPLACIVGEPTSMVPAIAHKGVYRYKCCVRGKEAHSSLTPHSVNAIEMAARVVGRLRDMGEGFEREEPRFEGFDVPFSTTSVGQFHGGIADNVVPRDAEFRYEFRDLPTANAAQMQSEVVAYAKSLEPRMKQVAPAAGFSFETICEIPSFLGSKDDPVTRLAQTLSGEKSTTLVAFGTEAGLFKNAGISTVVCGPGSIRQAHQPDEYVSLEQLARCEAFMQGLARTTSID, encoded by the coding sequence ATGAAGCTCTCGCCACACGCCCTCGAACTCGCGCAAACCCTGGTGCGCATGAACACCGTCAGCCACAACTCCAACCTGGAGCTGATCCATTTCATCCGCGACCACCTCGCCCGGCTGGGCGTGAAAAGCCGGCTGACCTTCAACGAGGACAAGACCAAGGCCAACCTGTTCGCCACCCTGGGCGAAGGCAAGCCGGCCGGCGTGATCCTTTCGGGCCACACGGACACCGTGCCGTGGGATGGGCAGGAATGGACGATGGACCCGCTGAGCGCGCGCGTCCTGGACGGCCCCGAGGGGCCGAGCCTGTATGGCCGGGGCAGCGCCGACATGAAGGCCTTCATCGGCATCGCCGTGTCGCAGGCCGAGCAGTTCCTCCACAGCAACGCGCCCTTCGCCGTGCACCTGGCCTTCAGCTATGAGGAAGAGATCGGCTGCTTCGGCGTCAAGGAACTGATCGCCGACCTGCGCGAAGCGAACATCAAGCCGCTGGCCTGCATCGTGGGCGAACCCACCAGCATGGTGCCCGCCATCGCCCACAAGGGCGTGTACCGCTACAAGTGCTGCGTGCGCGGCAAGGAGGCGCACTCGTCGCTCACGCCCCATTCGGTCAACGCCATCGAGATGGCGGCCCGCGTGGTCGGCCGCCTGCGCGACATGGGCGAGGGTTTCGAGCGCGAGGAGCCCCGCTTCGAGGGCTTCGACGTGCCGTTCTCGACCACCAGCGTGGGCCAGTTCCACGGCGGCATCGCCGACAACGTGGTGCCGCGCGATGCCGAGTTCCGCTATGAATTCCGCGACCTGCCCACGGCCAACGCCGCGCAGATGCAGTCCGAGGTGGTGGCGTATGCGAAATCTCTGGAGCCGCGCATGAAGCAGGTGGCGCCGGCGGCCGGCTTCTCGTTCGAAACCATCTGCGAGATCCCGAGCTTCCTGGGCAGCAAGGACGACCCGGTGACGCGCCTGGCGCAGACCCTGTCGGGCGAGAAGAGCACCACCCTCGTCGCCTTCGGCACCGAGGCCGGCCTGTTCAAGAACGCCGGCATCTCCACCGTGGTCTGCGGCCCCGGCAGCATCCGCCAGGCGCACCAGCCGGACGAGTATGTGAGCCTGGAACAGCTGGCGCGCTGCGAGGCGTTCATGCAGGGGCTGGCGCGCACCACCTCGATCGACTAG
- a CDS encoding hydrolase yields the protein MTHANTTAASTTTARPVAYAKPGATLLNADDHTLVMIDFQSQMAFATHSIDAITLRSNAGLVASAAAGFGVDTILTTVAEKSFSGPMFEEVTAPFPGQALLDRTSMNTWEDEAVIARVNAIGKPRIVLAGLWTSVCIVGPALSALDQGFEVYVIADASGDISVEAHNRAMERMVQAGARPITALQYLLELQRDWARGETYDMTTGIAKKFGGGYGLGITYAKTMFNAQES from the coding sequence ATGACCCACGCCAACACCACGGCTGCCAGCACCACCACCGCCCGCCCCGTCGCCTACGCCAAGCCCGGCGCCACGCTGCTGAACGCCGACGACCACACCCTGGTCATGATCGACTTCCAGTCGCAGATGGCCTTTGCCACGCACTCCATCGACGCGATCACGCTGCGCTCCAACGCCGGCCTGGTGGCCAGCGCCGCCGCCGGGTTTGGCGTGGACACCATCCTCACCACGGTGGCCGAGAAGAGCTTCAGCGGCCCCATGTTCGAAGAAGTGACCGCACCGTTCCCCGGCCAGGCGCTGCTGGACCGCACCTCCATGAACACCTGGGAGGACGAGGCCGTGATCGCCCGGGTCAACGCCATCGGCAAGCCGCGCATCGTGCTGGCCGGCCTGTGGACCAGCGTGTGCATCGTGGGCCCGGCGCTGTCGGCGCTGGACCAGGGCTTCGAGGTGTATGTGATCGCCGACGCCAGTGGCGACATCTCCGTGGAAGCGCACAACCGCGCCATGGAGCGCATGGTGCAGGCCGGCGCGCGGCCCATTACGGCGCTGCAGTACCTGCTGGAGCTGCAGCGCGACTGGGCACGGGGCGAGACGTACGACATGACGACGGGCATCGCCAAGAAGTTCGGCGGGGGCTATGGCCTGGGCATCACCTACGCCAAGACCATGTTCAACGCCCAAGAATCCTAA
- a CDS encoding pirin family protein: protein MLDIRKAQHRGNANHGWLHSRHTFSFGHYHDANQQGFSDLLVINDDRVAPGKGFGTHPHRDMEIFSYVLEGALEHKDSMGTGSVIRPGDVQMMSAGTGVRHSEFNHSGVEPVHFLQIWIVPGARGAAPRYQQVHFSEADKRGRLRQIISPEGADGSLAVHQDARVYAGLFDGSDESADLDVGPGRNVYVHVARGSLEVNGERLSEGDGARIRDAGALRFANGEGAEVLVFDLRPNELPTMPH from the coding sequence ATGCTCGACATCCGCAAGGCCCAACACCGGGGCAACGCCAACCACGGCTGGCTCCATTCGCGCCACACCTTCTCGTTCGGCCACTACCACGACGCCAATCAGCAAGGTTTTTCCGACCTGCTGGTCATCAACGACGACCGCGTGGCTCCCGGCAAGGGCTTCGGCACCCACCCGCACCGCGACATGGAAATCTTCTCGTACGTGCTGGAAGGCGCGCTGGAGCACAAGGACTCCATGGGCACCGGCTCGGTCATCCGCCCCGGCGACGTGCAGATGATGAGCGCCGGCACCGGCGTGCGCCACAGCGAGTTCAACCACTCGGGCGTTGAGCCCGTGCACTTCCTGCAGATCTGGATCGTGCCCGGTGCCCGCGGCGCCGCACCCCGCTATCAGCAGGTGCACTTCAGCGAGGCCGACAAGCGCGGCCGCCTGCGCCAGATCATCTCGCCCGAAGGGGCTGACGGATCGCTGGCCGTGCACCAGGACGCCCGGGTCTATGCCGGCTTGTTCGACGGCAGCGATGAGTCGGCCGATCTGGACGTGGGCCCGGGCCGCAACGTGTATGTGCACGTGGCCCGGGGCAGCCTGGAGGTGAACGGCGAGCGGCTGTCCGAAGGCGACGGCGCCCGCATCCGCGACGCCGGGGCCCTGCGCTTCGCTAACGGCGAAGGCGCCGAGGTGCTGGTGTTCGACCTGCGGCCCAACGAGCTGCCCACGATGCCGCACTGA
- a CDS encoding amidohydrolase, protein MNQPATTPDLILRNGRFTTLDRANPTASAVAIAQGRFTKVGDDREVMALAGAGTRVIDLGGRSVLPGLIDNHLHIIRGGLNFNMELRWDGVKSLADAMAMLKAQVAVTPAPQWVRVVGGFTEHQFAEKRLPTLAELNAVAPDTPVFILHLYDRALLNGAALRAVGYGKDTPAPPGGEIVRDSAGNPTGLLLAKPNAAILYATLAKGPKLPHDYQVNSTRHFMRELNRLGVTGAIDAGGGMQNYPDDYDVIQELADADQLTIRLAYNLFTQKPQHEKEDFLNWTATSQYKQGTDYFRHNGAGEMLVFSAADFEDFRQPQPELAPGMEGELEEVVRILAQNRWPWRMHATYDETIERALNVFEKVNQDTPLAGLNWFFDHAETISEKSIDRIAALGGGVAVQHRMAYQGEYFVGRYGAAAAEATPPVKRMLEKGVHVSAGTDATRVASYNPWVSLSWLVTGKTVGGLQLTPQRNCLTRDQALRMWTENVTWFSNEHGKKGRIEAGQLADLVVPDRDFFACPESDIADTTALLTVVGGKVVYGVGDFARFDDAAPPPAMPDWSPVRTFGGYGAWGAQGGPDGAPLQAVLRNAAANCGCASNCNLHGHAHATAWSSKLPVSDLQGFWGALGCACWAV, encoded by the coding sequence ATGAACCAACCTGCCACCACTCCCGACCTCATCCTGCGCAACGGCCGCTTCACCACGCTGGACCGCGCCAACCCCACGGCCAGCGCGGTCGCCATTGCGCAAGGGCGCTTCACCAAGGTGGGTGACGACCGCGAGGTGATGGCGCTGGCCGGTGCGGGCACGCGGGTCATCGACCTGGGCGGGCGCAGCGTGCTGCCGGGGCTCATCGACAACCACCTGCACATCATCCGCGGCGGCCTCAACTTCAACATGGAGCTGCGGTGGGACGGGGTGAAGAGCCTGGCCGACGCCATGGCCATGCTCAAAGCCCAGGTGGCGGTGACGCCCGCGCCGCAGTGGGTGCGCGTGGTGGGCGGCTTCACCGAACACCAGTTTGCGGAAAAGCGCCTGCCCACGCTGGCCGAGCTGAACGCCGTGGCGCCCGATACGCCCGTGTTCATCCTGCATTTGTACGACCGCGCGCTGCTCAACGGCGCCGCGCTGCGCGCCGTGGGCTACGGCAAGGACACGCCCGCGCCGCCCGGCGGCGAGATCGTGCGCGACAGCGCGGGCAACCCCACGGGCCTGCTGCTGGCCAAGCCCAATGCGGCCATCCTGTACGCCACGCTGGCCAAGGGCCCCAAGCTGCCGCACGACTACCAGGTCAACTCCACGCGCCACTTCATGCGCGAGCTCAACCGCCTGGGCGTGACCGGCGCCATCGACGCGGGCGGCGGCATGCAGAACTACCCGGATGACTACGACGTGATCCAGGAGCTGGCCGATGCCGACCAGCTCACCATCCGCCTGGCCTACAACCTGTTCACGCAAAAGCCCCAGCACGAGAAGGAAGACTTCCTGAACTGGACGGCCACCTCGCAGTACAAGCAGGGCACGGACTACTTTCGCCACAACGGCGCGGGCGAGATGCTCGTGTTCTCCGCCGCCGACTTCGAGGACTTCCGCCAGCCCCAGCCCGAGCTCGCGCCCGGCATGGAAGGCGAGCTGGAAGAGGTGGTGCGCATCCTCGCGCAGAACCGCTGGCCCTGGCGCATGCACGCCACGTATGACGAGACCATCGAGCGCGCGCTCAACGTGTTCGAAAAGGTCAACCAGGACACGCCGCTGGCCGGCCTGAACTGGTTCTTCGACCACGCCGAGACCATCTCGGAAAAGTCCATCGACCGCATCGCCGCCCTGGGCGGCGGCGTGGCCGTGCAGCACCGCATGGCCTACCAGGGCGAGTACTTCGTGGGGCGCTACGGCGCCGCGGCGGCAGAGGCCACGCCCCCGGTCAAGCGCATGCTGGAGAAGGGCGTCCACGTGTCCGCCGGCACCGACGCCACCCGCGTGGCCAGCTACAACCCCTGGGTGTCGCTGTCCTGGCTCGTCACCGGCAAGACGGTGGGCGGCCTGCAGCTCACGCCGCAGCGCAACTGCCTCACCCGCGACCAGGCCCTGCGCATGTGGACCGAGAACGTCACCTGGTTCAGCAACGAGCACGGCAAGAAGGGCCGCATCGAGGCGGGCCAACTGGCCGACCTCGTCGTGCCCGACCGCGACTTCTTTGCCTGCCCCGAGTCCGACATCGCCGACACCACGGCCCTGCTCACCGTGGTGGGCGGCAAGGTGGTCTATGGAGTGGGCGACTTCGCGCGCTTCGACGACGCGGCCCCGCCGCCCGCCATGCCCGACTGGTCACCCGTGCGCACCTTCGGCGGCTACGGCGCCTGGGGCGCCCAGGGAGGGCCGGACGGCGCGCCACTGCAGGCCGTGCTGCGCAACGCGGCCGCGAACTGCGGTTGCGCCAGCAACTGCAACCTGCACGGCCATGCCCACGCCACGGCCTGGAGCAGCAAGCTGCCGGTGTCCGACTTGCAGGGCTTTTGGGGTGCGCTCGGCTGCGCCTGCTGGGCGGTGTGA